A window of Phragmites australis chromosome 2, lpPhrAust1.1, whole genome shotgun sequence genomic DNA:
ACCATGAATAGGTTCGCCGCGTGGGGCTCCGCCTCCGGGAGGCTCCAGCCGAAGTCCGAGAGGAGGGGGCAGCCGGCGCCGAGCGGGAGGGCGGGGAAGGTGCGGTGCGAAGCGGCCGCGGCGAGCGCGAGGGTGAGCTCGCGTGCGTtggcggcgacgaggaggcggcgcccCTCGGCGGGGTCGCGGCGCACGCCGTAGCCGTCCTGGAGGCAGTGCCCGAGCTCGCGGAGCGCGTCGACGTGACCGAGCGcggccgcgcgcgcgcacaGCGCCGCGCCGGCGCGCAGGTCGCGGTCCGACTTGGCGCCCCCGCTCCCGTTGAACTGGATGACAGCCAGCGAGTAGAGCGCGGCCGCGTGCCCGCCGACGGCCGCCCTCGCCAgcagcgccgcgccgccgctccGGCTCCCAAGGCAATAGAAGCGAATCTGCAAGCAGAAGCAAACGCTCTAGATCAGCGCACTTCTCATCATGCATGCTTAACAATCAACTCGATCAACTCTACTGCGTGGCACTACTAGAATCTAGGGTTGTTGAAGGCGGCGTACCATGCCGAGAATGTAGCAGGCCTCGAGGTTGCCGGCGTCGGCGCATCGCTTGAGGAACCTCTGCGCCGTCTCCGACCACGTCGCCGCTTTGACGGCAAGAGACGCCGGCGAGGCCTTGGCGAACACCATGTCATGCCGGCCTAGCCCGTTGAGCCGCTTGCACCTGCAACGCCAAAGAGAAGACGCTTTCAGTGGCCATCCTTCGCCACCGCGTTATCCCGATGACCCATCCCACGCCTCAAGCTTTCCACAAACTGCAATGAGCTCCTGCCCCCAACGCATTTCAAGTTTCAAATACCAGGCGAGGGAAAGGAGCCTTTGCAATTCGACGGAACGCGAGGGATTCCCGGCCAAGCGGATTGATGAACCAGAGAAGTGGTGCCCGGACGGCGGACGTACGTGAGGTGCACGGAGAGCAGGTCGGAGGGCGCCGAGGCGGAGGCAGCGAGCTTGGAGAGGACGGAGAGGACGAGGTCGTCAGGGAGCTCGTCCAGGTAGTCCGGTCCTCCGGCAAGCCGCTTCCGGCGCCCGCCACCGGAGCACTCGCCGGCAACCGCCGACTGCCCCAACGACGCCCTCTTCCTCTTCTGCCCCACGGCCACCGCAAACTCGCAGCCGCTGGAATAGAGAGACCCGCTCCTCGTCCTCATGGCTCTCTCCACACGGttcaccgccgctgccgccggagGTGAAACAAGAGGAAACGGCCGGACGAGACGGAGAGGAAAGAAGCGCGGCGCGGGGCGGTTGTGTGTGGAAAAGGGAGAGCAAGCAGAGAGCCCTTTATATCCAAGCAGGGGAGGCCGTGGGTGGGCCCGCGTTGTCAGGAGAGGTTTGGTGGTTTGAAGCAGCGTTGCTCCAGTTTTTACTTGGTAGAAGTATTATTTTGCAGAGCTTCGGCTCTAATAATTTTAGAGCGTGGTATTTTAGTTTTAGTAATTTGTGGAGCTGCAATGAGGATATATTATAAGTGTTTAATTGAactattttattatattttaaattgaaaataaaaataaaaaatattttattttaacttataAATACTAAATATAATGTGAAGTTGAGAGTTAGAGACTTGCTAAGCAAGGTCTTATCTCCTAGCAGAGTAGCAGTATTCAGGGACTGACCTGATCGCATGAGTGTTGCGCCTATCCCTCACCTCTTGAATGAAAAGCATCATGCGAGGCTTTTACTGCCAGCTTTTCGAAATGAAAGTCGGAGAAAATGCAACGCCTTCTTATTCATAGCGTCTGCTTTTACTTTGGAGTAACGGCCGCTcatttttgtttctccttttgagACTCTAGTACTGTACTGTACGAGTATAGTACGAGTCAGAAACTCAGAATGGGGTAAATAAATACCGTACGTACCTAAACTGTTCTGCAGGTACTTCTCTTTTACTTTTGGACAATGATACAGTCTCCAATATATATGTTttaacattattttttatattttttagtgaaATTTGTTAAATATATAGCTATATTGAagtttttttatatcaaatatcatttgcatgtgtcaaattctaataatttttatgtatattaataGTCAAAGCCTTTAAAGTTTAACTacacatattataaaataacatctatttaaaaatagagGTAGTACTAGTGGTGAATAATGTAGTGCTTCTATAAAGATTTTTCAGGCCATGTGGAGGAGTAAATGTATACTTGTTCTCATAAGTGATTTGCAGCACCATAACATCTCTCCACAAATACTCCTATGAAGAATTTTCAGACCATGTGGAGGAGTAAATTCCTTTTCTCATTTAGCGTTCCTCGCATAGGCACGGATTAAACACGGTCCATTCAAGCCAGCACGGaatttaaagtatttttcacTGCTAACCTAAAAATGATTAGATATATGACTTAGCTATAATACTCCCTCCAATCTCAAATATAAGTTCATATAGACATAGACTTAGGTACAAGAATTAAGATGTAGGGTATAATGACCGTATTGCCCATTAATTATTGCTACAGTTAATGTGGATAGCAAGTTTATTGTATTGGCTATGGTGTATTTAAGTATAGGTAGAcatgaaagaataaaaaatgtgTATTGAAATTataatggacttatatttgatGCATTTGGTAGAAGGTTTTGTAAATTTATACTGTATTTGGGATAGGAAAGAGTAGTACATTAGGTCTAAACTATGTACAAAACGAAACCGCCGCCTCCGGTGAATTAAAAGGCATGACGTTGTGCACTGTACATGTGGGAAATATTTCCTACAGGAACAAAAGTGGTCATCTCCgactattttttctttatttcattaTCTTTctgatttctctttttttttctgatttctcTCGTCTTTAAcatttttatttcaaaaatattaaaaaaaagagagaattttaaGATAAAAGAAATGATTTTAGAAACCCTTTTGTAAAGGAAACTGTGAAGGGGAAGGAAAATTTATTCACGAAAAGAATCTGCGAGAGATTGTCTAAGTTAATAGTCGCACCCGGCACGTGACGACCGAAGCTAAGTCGTCGATGGCCGACGAGCTCGCGCATGCAGCAGGGCAGCAAGCAGGACAAGGACGCTTGCTTTTCTCAGCACCAGGGCGTTGGCAGGTGCCCCGGCCTGCTCCGCTCTCGAGCGGCGCGCGTCTTGGCTCACCTCGGCCGGCTGGCTCTGGGTGCGCAAGCGGCGGTGCCGCTGGTGCCTGGTGTTTAGTGGGTTGGGTGGTTGGGTTGCTCGTCTTGGGTGGGTGGGTCGACCTCGACCAGAACCAGGTCGTTTGGCTGGCGCCTGCGCCGATGCGGTGCTCTCCATGTGTCGCGCCTCGGGTCCTTCCCCTGCCGCCCTCTGACCCTGACCCCGCCTTCTTTATTGCCCCCCATCCGTTGCCATGTCCGCCCGCTCCCCCACTTTATTCATCCGCATGCACTCCGTCCGCTACGCCCAAGCCGAGCACTGCATAGCAGCAGCAGAGGTAGACATGGAAGGATTGATTCCGATGCAC
This region includes:
- the LOC133909485 gene encoding F-box protein At1g67340-like, which gives rise to MRTRSGSLYSSGCEFAVAVGQKRKRASLGQSAVAGECSGGGRRKRLAGGPDYLDELPDDLVLSVLSKLAASASAPSDLLSVHLTCKRLNGLGRHDMVFAKASPASLAVKAATWSETAQRFLKRCADAGNLEACYILGMIRFYCLGSRSGGAALLARAAVGGHAAALYSLAVIQFNGSGGAKSDRDLRAGAALCARAAALGHVDALRELGHCLQDGYGVRRDPAEGRRLLVAANARELTLALAAAASHRTFPALPLGAGCPLLSDFGWSLPEAEPHAANLFMVDWWASNRGHAVAKTSAAEATGDSDGDAAELRLCSHVRCGRRETRRHEFRRCSVCGAANYCSRACQALDWKRAHKAQCVPMDRWLLAGGEAQ